In one Candidatus Omnitrophota bacterium genomic region, the following are encoded:
- the galT gene encoding galactose-1-phosphate uridylyltransferase, whose protein sequence is MPELRRDPIAGRWVVMDTDHPKGPGDFLKEDNAPCRQAICQFCPGREHFTPPETDALRPEHSGPNTPGWMVRTVPNKFPALTNAGAVGKQGQGMFDVMSGVGVHEVIIETPDHDKGLADLSAQEMSFVISQYQSRLRVLAKDPRHKYVCIFKNFGASAGATVEHAHSQAIALPMVPKSVLEEINGAEGYYDRRGRCVFCDIIHQEYEDKERIVGENNAFLAFCPYAPRYAFETWIIPKSHGADFADMDAGTAEALAVHLLDVLRRIRKTLSNPSYNFYLHTSPVHYARPDCYHWHIEIIPKLTRSIGFEWGTGLHIVPTAPHDAARELRGHPP, encoded by the coding sequence ATGCCGGAATTGCGCAGAGATCCGATCGCGGGACGCTGGGTGGTCATGGACACCGACCATCCCAAAGGTCCTGGGGATTTTCTCAAGGAGGACAATGCCCCCTGCCGCCAGGCCATTTGTCAATTTTGTCCGGGCAGGGAGCATTTCACCCCGCCGGAAACAGATGCCCTGCGCCCCGAGCACAGCGGCCCCAACACCCCCGGATGGATGGTGCGCACGGTCCCCAATAAATTCCCGGCGCTGACCAATGCCGGCGCGGTGGGAAAACAGGGGCAGGGGATGTTTGACGTGATGAGCGGGGTGGGGGTCCATGAGGTCATCATTGAAACGCCGGACCACGACAAGGGCCTCGCGGACCTTTCGGCGCAGGAAATGTCCTTTGTCATCAGCCAATACCAGAGCCGTTTGCGGGTGCTGGCCAAAGATCCCCGCCATAAATATGTCTGTATTTTTAAGAATTTCGGCGCCTCCGCGGGAGCCACCGTTGAGCATGCGCACAGCCAGGCCATCGCCCTGCCCATGGTGCCCAAGTCCGTTTTGGAGGAGATCAACGGGGCCGAGGGGTATTACGACCGCCGCGGCCGTTGTGTTTTTTGCGATATCATTCATCAGGAATACGAGGACAAGGAACGCATCGTCGGCGAGAACAACGCGTTTTTGGCTTTTTGTCCGTATGCCCCGCGTTATGCCTTTGAGACATGGATCATCCCCAAAAGCCATGGCGCAGATTTCGCGGACATGGACGCTGGGACGGCCGAAGCGCTGGCCGTCCACCTTCTGGACGTGCTGCGGCGCATCCGCAAGACCTTGTCCAACCCTTCTTATAATTTCTATCTGCACACATCCCCGGTCCATTATGCCAGGCCGGACTGTTACCACTGGCATATTGAGATCATCCCCAAACTCACCCGCAGTATCGGCTTTGAGTGGGGGACAGGCCTGCACATCGTCCCCACCGCCCCGCACGACGCTGCTCGTGAATTAAGGGGACACCCACCGTAA
- a CDS encoding ORF6N domain-containing protein translates to MQKRGVKKNSVAVEIIQSKICLVRGHKVMLDKDLAEMYGVSTRRLKEQVRRNLKRFPEDFMFELTWDEAMFSRSQFATLNQGRNIKYLPYAFTEQGVAMLSSVLNSDRAIEVNIQIMRVFVRLKELIMSRKDLARKIVDLERKFGEHDAKIIHIFDAIRQLMAVPDRRDGYKRTKIGFIVDRSTPA, encoded by the coding sequence ATGCAAAAACGAGGCGTTAAGAAGAACTCTGTAGCGGTTGAGATCATCCAGAGCAAGATCTGCTTGGTTCGTGGGCATAAGGTCATGCTTGATAAAGACCTGGCGGAAATGTACGGCGTGTCTACCAGGCGGTTAAAAGAGCAGGTCCGCAGGAATCTTAAGCGATTTCCGGAGGATTTTATGTTTGAGCTGACTTGGGATGAGGCGATGTTTTCAAGGTCGCAATTTGCGACCTTGAATCAAGGGCGGAATATCAAGTATTTGCCATACGCTTTTACAGAGCAGGGCGTTGCCATGCTGTCCAGCGTGCTGAATAGCGACAGGGCCATCGAGGTCAATATTCAGATCATGCGGGTTTTTGTAAGGTTGAAAGAGTTGATAATGTCCCGTAAAGACCTGGCCCGCAAGATCGTAGACCTGGAGAGGAAATTCGGTGAGCATGACGCAAAGATCATCCACATATTTGATGCGATCCGGCAGTTGATGGCCGTGCCTGACAGGCGGGACGGTTATAAAAGGACAAAAATAGGTTTTATTGTGGACCGCTCTACACCGGCGTGA
- a CDS encoding transposase — protein sequence MSRIARIEIIGYPYHVVQRGNRNQKVFIKGGDKARYLHILKVQADLFGVDIWAYCLMDNHVHLIVMPKQKGALTECISETHRSYTRMVNFREDWRGHLWQGRFRSYPMDARYLWAAVRYVERNPVRAGIVDKAEDYSWSSAKAHVKRQKDEVLNHFYLLDEIRDWGSYLSEADEQKSLKSLETHQRTGRPLGDKAFVDDLEIRTGRVLAKRKPGPAIKVTVGVP from the coding sequence ATGTCCAGAATCGCGCGCATTGAAATCATCGGATATCCTTATCACGTTGTCCAGCGGGGCAATCGCAACCAGAAAGTTTTTATTAAAGGCGGCGATAAAGCCAGGTATCTGCATATTTTAAAAGTTCAGGCGGATCTGTTCGGTGTGGATATTTGGGCGTATTGTTTGATGGACAATCACGTGCATTTGATCGTCATGCCCAAGCAAAAGGGGGCTTTGACGGAATGCATCAGTGAAACGCACCGGTCGTATACGCGCATGGTCAACTTCCGTGAAGATTGGCGGGGCCATTTGTGGCAGGGAAGGTTTAGGAGTTATCCGATGGACGCAAGATATTTATGGGCAGCGGTGCGGTATGTGGAACGCAATCCCGTAAGGGCCGGCATCGTTGATAAAGCCGAAGATTATTCTTGGTCGAGTGCGAAGGCCCATGTTAAGCGACAGAAGGATGAGGTATTAAACCATTTTTATTTATTGGATGAGATCAGAGATTGGGGATCGTATTTATCAGAAGCCGATGAACAGAAAAGTCTGAAATCTTTGGAGACGCATCAGCGAACAGGAAGGCCGTTGGGAGATAAAGCGTTCGTTGATGATCTGGAAATAAGAACCGGTCGAGTCTTGGCTAAGAGAAAACCAGGACCAGCAATTAAGGTTACGGTGGGTGTCCCCTAA
- the gap gene encoding type I glyceraldehyde-3-phosphate dehydrogenase, giving the protein MAVKVGINGFGRIGRMVFQAICDQGLLGKTIDVVAVVDVSTDADYFAYQIKYDSIHGRFKHPVTTAKSDPSKPEADIIVVNGHKIKCVAATKNPAELPWKALGVDIVIESTGLFTESEKAAGHLQAGAKKVIISAPAKGEVKTIVMGVNEAEYDAAKHHIISNASCTTNCLAPLVHVLLKEGIGIETGLMTTIHAYTATQKTVDGPSKKDWRGGRAAAINTIPSTTGAAKAVGEVLPATKGKLTGMAFRVPTADVSVVDLTFRSVKDTSIEAIDALMKKASETYLKGYLGYANEEVVSTDFIHDSRSSIYDSLATTQNNLKGEKRFFKIVSWYDNEWGYSNRVVDLVRYITGRGL; this is encoded by the coding sequence ATGGCAGTCAAAGTCGGTATCAACGGGTTTGGGCGCATCGGCCGCATGGTTTTTCAGGCCATTTGCGACCAGGGCCTTTTGGGCAAGACCATTGATGTGGTCGCGGTCGTCGACGTTTCCACGGACGCGGATTATTTCGCCTATCAGATCAAATACGATTCCATCCACGGCCGTTTCAAGCATCCGGTGACCACCGCCAAAAGCGACCCGTCCAAGCCGGAAGCGGACATCATCGTGGTCAACGGCCACAAGATCAAATGTGTTGCGGCCACCAAAAACCCTGCGGAACTGCCCTGGAAGGCCCTGGGCGTTGACATTGTCATTGAATCCACGGGCCTCTTTACCGAAAGCGAAAAAGCCGCCGGCCATTTGCAGGCAGGCGCCAAGAAGGTCATCATTTCCGCCCCGGCCAAGGGCGAGGTCAAGACCATTGTCATGGGCGTCAATGAAGCCGAATACGACGCGGCCAAACATCATATCATTTCCAATGCCTCCTGCACCACCAACTGCCTGGCCCCGCTGGTGCATGTCTTATTAAAGGAAGGGATCGGAATCGAGACCGGGCTGATGACCACCATCCATGCCTACACAGCCACCCAAAAGACCGTGGACGGCCCTTCCAAGAAGGACTGGAGAGGCGGGCGCGCGGCAGCCATCAATACCATTCCCTCAACGACCGGCGCGGCCAAGGCCGTAGGCGAAGTTTTGCCGGCGACCAAGGGCAAATTGACCGGCATGGCGTTCCGCGTTCCGACGGCGGATGTGTCGGTCGTTGACCTGACCTTCCGTTCCGTTAAAGACACGTCCATCGAAGCCATTGACGCGCTCATGAAAAAGGCCTCTGAAACCTATCTCAAGGGTTATCTGGGCTATGCCAACGAGGAAGTGGTCTCAACGGACTTTATCCATGACAGCCGTTCTTCCATTTACGATTCCCTGGCCACCACCCAGAACAATCTCAAAGGTGAAAAGCGTTTCTTCAAGATCGTTTCCTGGTATGACAACGAATGGGGCTATTCCAACCGCGTGGTTGACCTTGTGCGTTACATTACGGGGAGGGGTCTATGA
- the metE gene encoding 5-methyltetrahydropteroyltriglutamate--homocysteine S-methyltransferase, whose translation MSAGRIKTKVLGYPRIGQDRQLKKATESYWKGELGLEALKEAGRQIRRENWLKQKEAAIDLIPCNDFSFYDQVLDMTCLLGNVPERFHWDGGPIDLDMQFFIARGLRPAAAQTAPASEMTKWFDTNYHYIVPELSSGTQFRLSSSKVFDEFQEALDLGIKTVPVLIGPVTYLMLGKHHDNDPAFDPLTLLERILPVYEEILRRLSKQGAQWVQMDEPVFALDLGEDQRRALNSAYTRLAKISGIKIMVASYFGPLGDLLETFVHLPAAGFHVDAVRAPQEVEAVARGIAKDRTLSVGVVDGRNIWKNDFTASLQVLNKAKAIVGDERLIVAASCSLIHVPLSLKQEAGLDAELKTWMAFAGEKLDELAALSGLLQGTAGQGILEANRSALSLRQKSARIHNADVLRRSRAVSPKDLKRGSLFKQRQKLQRAKLRLPVFPTTTIGSFPQTAGVRAMRAQFKAGRTGIKEYEAFLESEIKKAVDFQHEIGMDMPVHGEFERNDMVEYFGEQLAGFTFTSNGWVQSYGSRYVKPPIIFGDVHRPRAMTVRWSAFAQSLTAKPMKGMLTGPVTIMQWSFVRNDQPRSETARQIALAIRDEVLDLEKAGIAAIQIDEPALREGLPLRRKDWPEYLRWAVDAFRLSSAGVKDDTQIHTHMCYAQFNDIIEAIAALDADVISVETSRSNMELLKAFEDFQYPNEIGPGVYDIHSPRVPATAEMVDLLARAVRVLPSENIWVNPDCGLKTRQWPEVEQALKNMVAAARTMRERKR comes from the coding sequence ATGAGCGCTGGCCGTATCAAGACCAAGGTCTTGGGTTATCCCCGGATCGGGCAAGACCGTCAGTTGAAAAAAGCCACGGAAAGTTATTGGAAAGGGGAATTGGGCCTTGAGGCCTTAAAAGAGGCCGGGCGCCAGATCCGCCGGGAGAATTGGCTGAAACAAAAAGAGGCGGCGATTGACCTGATCCCCTGCAATGATTTCAGTTTTTACGACCAGGTCCTGGACATGACCTGTTTGCTGGGCAATGTGCCCGAACGTTTTCATTGGGACGGCGGCCCCATTGATCTGGACATGCAATTTTTTATCGCCCGCGGTTTGCGTCCCGCGGCCGCACAGACAGCGCCTGCCAGCGAAATGACCAAATGGTTTGATACCAATTACCATTATATTGTTCCCGAACTTTCATCCGGCACACAGTTCCGTTTGTCTTCGTCCAAGGTTTTTGACGAATTTCAGGAGGCCCTGGACCTGGGCATCAAAACAGTGCCGGTGTTGATCGGGCCGGTGACCTATCTGATGCTGGGCAAACACCATGACAATGACCCGGCATTTGATCCTTTGACGCTGCTGGAGCGTATCCTGCCGGTGTATGAGGAAATTTTGCGCCGCTTATCCAAACAAGGGGCCCAATGGGTGCAGATGGACGAGCCGGTGTTTGCCCTGGATCTGGGCGAAGATCAGCGCCGGGCTTTGAACAGCGCGTATACGCGTCTGGCCAAAATTTCAGGTATCAAGATCATGGTGGCTTCTTATTTCGGCCCGTTGGGCGATCTTTTGGAGACCTTTGTCCATTTGCCTGCGGCCGGTTTTCACGTGGACGCCGTGCGCGCGCCGCAGGAAGTGGAGGCTGTTGCCCGCGGCATCGCAAAAGACAGGACATTGTCCGTCGGTGTTGTGGACGGGCGCAATATTTGGAAGAACGATTTCACCGCCTCACTGCAGGTGTTGAACAAGGCCAAAGCCATCGTAGGGGATGAACGCCTGATCGTCGCCGCATCCTGTTCGCTCATTCATGTTCCTTTGAGTTTAAAGCAGGAAGCGGGTTTGGACGCCGAATTGAAAACCTGGATGGCTTTTGCCGGGGAGAAATTGGATGAACTGGCCGCGTTGTCCGGTCTGCTGCAAGGGACAGCCGGTCAAGGCATTTTAGAGGCCAACCGGTCTGCTTTGTCTTTAAGGCAGAAAAGTGCCCGCATCCATAACGCGGATGTCCTGCGGCGTTCGCGGGCCGTAAGCCCCAAGGACTTAAAGAGAGGGTCGCTTTTTAAACAGCGCCAGAAATTGCAGCGAGCCAAATTGCGCCTGCCGGTTTTTCCGACGACGACCATCGGTTCCTTTCCGCAAACAGCCGGGGTCAGGGCCATGCGCGCCCAGTTCAAAGCGGGCCGCACCGGGATCAAGGAATATGAAGCGTTCCTGGAATCGGAGATCAAAAAGGCGGTTGATTTTCAGCATGAGATCGGCATGGACATGCCGGTGCACGGCGAGTTTGAACGCAACGACATGGTGGAGTATTTCGGCGAACAGCTGGCGGGATTTACGTTCACGTCCAACGGCTGGGTGCAAAGTTACGGCTCGCGCTATGTCAAACCGCCAATCATTTTCGGTGATGTTCACAGGCCCCGGGCCATGACCGTGCGCTGGTCGGCGTTTGCCCAGTCATTGACCGCTAAACCGATGAAGGGGATGTTGACCGGGCCGGTGACCATCATGCAGTGGAGTTTTGTGCGCAATGACCAGCCGCGCAGTGAAACGGCCAGACAGATCGCCCTGGCCATACGCGACGAGGTTTTGGACCTGGAAAAGGCGGGCATTGCCGCCATCCAGATCGATGAGCCGGCTTTGCGCGAAGGCCTGCCGCTGCGCAGGAAGGACTGGCCGGAATATCTGCGCTGGGCCGTGGACGCCTTCCGTTTGTCCTCCGCCGGTGTCAAAGATGACACGCAGATCCATACGCATATGTGTTACGCCCAATTCAATGACATCATCGAGGCCATCGCCGCCCTGGACGCGGACGTCATTTCCGTTGAAACATCGCGGTCCAACATGGAATTGCTCAAGGCCTTTGAGGATTTTCAATATCCCAACGAAATAGGCCCGGGGGTTTACGATATCCATTCCCCCCGCGTTCCGGCCACGGCAGAGATGGTGGACTTGCTCGCCAGGGCCGTGCGTGTTTTACCGTCAGAGAATATTTGGGTCAATCCCGATTGCGGTTTAAAGACCCGCCAGTGGCCGGAAGTCGAGCAGGCCCTGAAGAACATGGTTGCGGCGGCCCGCACCATGAGGGAACGCAAAAGATGA
- a CDS encoding TonB-dependent receptor, producing MLCLLFSTNAYADMVDLDKIVVISSRLAQNDYKLSSDVTVIDQDTIEASNASTVAQILSQQLGVNIYDNGTVKTATIDIRGFGDTASRNVLVLVNDRKVNPVDISGPDLLQIPLDSVQRIEIVRGFGTVLYGDNAVGGVVNIITKEGQGKLSGKISGTYGSYDSRGTSAEVSGSTKHISYYAYSDYDDQHGYRQNSDVLSKNFQTRLSSKVSDWFKIGVDATWHQDAYGLPGGLSGAQLEQYGRRGTRNPSDKASTKDRSVQTTFDISPLNEDLGHLVMDVSYRDRDTYADFQSQGTDTKRDSNTTGITGKYIFDKTIFDHEVNLVTGFDHYNTDQDILGGGFSSDDITISKREYGAYISSEFEIGNHVFLTGGTRYQKAYYTFNQKNAPQSYQKQAPDKQASMVGLKYEYAKGSNMFANMQQSFRFLATDEWYSTFTGLNTGLKQQTGTQYEAGIKHNFKDAVTVHVTPYITKLRNEIFVDPTAGGGFGDNSNYDRTLRRGIEIGQTTDVLKFLPELAHVNTIGLSTSYNYQDAEFDGGAFDGHRIPMVAKNQANAVLTLGMFDHYSASLIGTYVGSRFAINDTNNTTPALKQYFTLDGKLTCNRDPLEIFFAVNNIFEQKYFSTAVKSTNSNNKDFFPAPERSFTVGMSVKF from the coding sequence ATGTTGTGTTTATTGTTTTCCACCAACGCTTACGCTGATATGGTTGATCTGGATAAGATCGTCGTCATCTCCAGCCGCCTGGCCCAAAATGATTACAAATTGTCTTCTGACGTCACAGTCATTGACCAAGACACGATCGAAGCGTCCAACGCCAGCACGGTCGCCCAGATCCTGTCACAACAATTGGGCGTCAATATTTATGATAACGGGACCGTCAAGACAGCCACTATTGATATCCGGGGATTCGGCGATACGGCCAGCCGCAATGTGCTGGTGCTGGTCAATGACCGCAAGGTGAACCCGGTGGATATTTCCGGGCCGGACTTGCTGCAGATCCCTTTGGATTCCGTCCAGCGCATTGAGATCGTCCGGGGTTTTGGGACCGTCCTCTATGGAGACAATGCTGTCGGCGGGGTGGTCAACATCATTACGAAAGAGGGTCAAGGAAAATTATCCGGTAAGATCAGCGGCACCTATGGCAGCTATGACAGCAGAGGCACCAGCGCCGAAGTTTCCGGCAGTACCAAACATATATCGTATTATGCCTATTCGGATTATGATGACCAGCACGGGTACCGCCAGAACAGCGATGTGTTGAGTAAGAATTTTCAGACACGTTTAAGTTCCAAGGTTTCAGATTGGTTTAAAATCGGGGTGGATGCGACATGGCATCAGGACGCGTATGGCCTTCCCGGAGGGCTTAGCGGCGCCCAACTGGAACAATACGGCCGGCGCGGCACCCGGAATCCTTCCGACAAGGCGTCCACCAAAGATCGGTCCGTCCAGACCACGTTTGATATAAGCCCCTTGAATGAAGATCTGGGCCATTTGGTCATGGATGTTTCCTACCGCGACCGGGACACCTATGCGGACTTTCAAAGCCAGGGCACAGACACCAAGCGCGACAGCAATACAACCGGCATCACCGGAAAATATATTTTTGACAAGACGATCTTTGACCATGAGGTGAACCTGGTCACCGGATTTGATCATTACAATACGGACCAGGACATCCTGGGCGGCGGTTTTAGTTCCGATGACATCACCATTTCCAAAAGGGAATACGGGGCCTATATATCCAGTGAGTTTGAAATAGGGAACCACGTATTTTTGACGGGTGGTACCCGGTATCAAAAAGCATACTATACGTTCAATCAAAAGAACGCGCCGCAAAGTTATCAGAAACAAGCGCCGGACAAACAGGCCTCCATGGTCGGTTTAAAATACGAATATGCCAAGGGTTCCAATATGTTTGCCAATATGCAGCAGAGTTTTCGTTTTTTGGCGACCGATGAATGGTATAGCACGTTCACGGGATTGAACACCGGCCTTAAACAACAGACCGGTACACAGTATGAAGCCGGGATCAAGCATAACTTTAAAGACGCGGTGACCGTTCATGTGACGCCGTACATCACAAAGTTAAGGAACGAGATCTTTGTAGATCCGACGGCCGGAGGGGGTTTTGGCGACAACAGCAATTATGACCGCACCTTGCGGCGCGGCATTGAAATAGGCCAGACCACCGATGTGTTGAAATTCCTGCCGGAGCTGGCGCATGTCAACACGATCGGCTTGTCCACCAGCTATAATTATCAAGACGCGGAATTTGACGGCGGGGCCTTTGACGGCCACCGGATCCCCATGGTGGCCAAAAACCAGGCCAATGCGGTGTTGACGTTAGGGATGTTTGACCATTACAGCGCGTCCCTGATCGGCACCTATGTGGGATCGAGATTTGCCATCAATGATACGAATAATACCACGCCTGCGCTCAAACAGTATTTTACATTAGACGGCAAATTGACCTGCAACCGTGACCCGCTGGAGATCTTTTTTGCGGTGAACAATATTTTTGAACAGAAGTATTTTTCCACCGCCGTGAAATCCACCAATTCCAATAATAAGGATTTCTTTCCGGCGCCGGAACGCAGTTTCACGGTGGGGATGAGCGTAAAGTTTTAG
- the metF gene encoding methylenetetrahydrofolate reductase [NAD(P)H]: MTNQRASMISFELFPPKTPEGYEKLLATIAQLCALKPDFISCTYGAGGGSRDKTLDIVEHIQKTHGVAAVAHLTCVLHTRDEIKAILQDMKRRGISRVLALRGDPPKENPDWKAGPDNFRYSSDLVAFIRKHFGNHFTIGVAGFPEGHILALNREMDAQHLKTKIDAGADYVITQLFFNNQDYFDYIARLKKLGVNKPVIPGILPITDYQALVRFCLLCGASIPAQVHKIFKPLADDPQKTLEAGIEFTVAQCRELLKGGAPGLHFYTLNKLSPTDIILKEISR, from the coding sequence ATGACCAACCAACGGGCATCCATGATCTCTTTTGAGCTCTTCCCTCCCAAAACGCCGGAGGGATACGAAAAACTGCTGGCGACCATCGCGCAATTGTGCGCCCTTAAGCCCGATTTTATCTCCTGCACCTACGGTGCCGGCGGCGGGAGCCGGGACAAGACGCTGGATATCGTTGAGCATATCCAAAAAACCCATGGTGTGGCCGCGGTGGCGCATTTGACCTGTGTCCTGCATACCAGAGACGAGATCAAGGCCATATTGCAAGACATGAAGCGCCGCGGGATCAGCCGCGTGCTGGCTTTGCGCGGGGACCCCCCCAAAGAAAACCCGGACTGGAAGGCGGGGCCGGACAATTTCCGCTACAGCAGTGACCTGGTCGCTTTTATCCGCAAGCATTTCGGCAATCATTTCACGATCGGCGTGGCGGGGTTTCCCGAGGGGCATATATTAGCCCTCAATCGCGAAATGGACGCGCAACATCTCAAAACTAAGATCGATGCGGGGGCGGATTATGTCATCACCCAACTTTTTTTTAATAATCAGGACTATTTTGATTATATCGCGCGTCTAAAAAAGTTAGGGGTCAACAAACCCGTTATTCCCGGAATTTTACCTATTACGGATTATCAGGCTTTGGTGAGATTTTGCTTACTTTGCGGAGCTTCCATCCCGGCTCAGGTCCATAAAATTTTTAAGCCCCTCGCGGACGACCCTCAGAAAACTTTGGAAGCGGGGATCGAATTTACCGTCGCGCAATGCCGGGAACTCCTGAAGGGCGGGGCCCCCGGCCTGCATTTTTATACCCTTAACAAACTGTCCCCCACGGACATTATTCTCAAAGAGATCTCTCGCTAA
- a CDS encoding glycosyltransferase family 2 protein, with product MFNANDIFLSVIIPAFNEEKRVRDNTRAVEQKCDAMRLNYEIILVNDGSVDSTLSRMQECAGSRIKVLSYEKNRGKGFAVRHGMLHAAGRYRLFMDADLSTSLDAMDKFLEAMRQDDYDMIIGDRKSRPGDHTVKQPWHRRFLGKGFIVLSRWCVGKKIKDFTCGFKMFNRKAADIIFKKQQILNWAFDTDLIAIALIHDLRIGEIPVTWNHHHDSAVRPMRNVFTSLAGLLKIKWNILQGVYR from the coding sequence ATGTTCAACGCCAACGATATTTTCCTTTCGGTCATTATCCCCGCCTTCAATGAAGAAAAAAGGGTCCGGGACAACACCCGCGCGGTTGAACAAAAATGCGATGCCATGCGTTTGAACTATGAGATCATCCTCGTCAATGACGGCTCCGTCGATAGCACTTTATCCAGGATGCAGGAATGCGCCGGCAGCCGTATCAAGGTCCTTTCTTATGAAAAAAACCGCGGCAAAGGTTTTGCGGTCCGCCACGGGATGCTCCATGCCGCGGGCCGATACAGGTTGTTCATGGACGCGGACCTGTCCACGTCGCTGGATGCCATGGACAAATTCCTTGAAGCCATGCGTCAGGATGACTACGATATGATCATCGGGGACCGCAAATCCAGGCCCGGTGATCATACGGTCAAACAACCCTGGCACAGACGATTTTTGGGCAAGGGCTTTATCGTTTTGTCCCGCTGGTGTGTCGGAAAAAAGATCAAGGACTTTACCTGCGGTTTTAAGATGTTCAACCGGAAGGCAGCGGACATTATTTTTAAAAAACAACAGATCTTGAACTGGGCGTTTGATACGGATCTCATTGCGATCGCGCTCATCCATGATTTGCGCATCGGTGAAATACCCGTGACTTGGAACCATCACCATGACTCCGCCGTGCGGCCCATGAGGAACGTCTTCACCTCACTGGCCGGGCTGTTAAAAATAAAATGGAATATCTTGCAGGGCGTATACCGGTAA
- a CDS encoding thiamine pyrophosphate-dependent dehydrogenase E1 component subunit alpha produces the protein MPNDIFYDTHMKNKPTSYGRMPGIPDGKDLKRKLLRGMLRLRLIEERLSAIYHQADEIKTPMHLYTGQEAVAVGVCAALRPSDTVSPYHRSHGWYIAKGGDLNAMMAELMGKEAGCSGGWGGSMHLLDTAAGVMGSSSILAATVPHAVGAALAFQMKGEDRVAVAPAGDAAIEEGVFHESLNWASFKKLPVIFVCENNLYSTTTPLSARQPRVDIYKRAEAYGMPGHRCDGNDVGGVYAKAVEAVHRARRKEGPSLIEVMTYRWREHVGPHYDWDAGYRTKQEVEEWMEHCPIRALAAEFPAQEVQLLRDEFEKEIDESLAFARQAAFPRKETIKESIRV, from the coding sequence ATGCCAAATGATATCTTTTATGATACGCACATGAAGAACAAGCCCACCAGTTACGGGCGGATGCCCGGCATTCCCGACGGGAAAGATTTGAAAAGAAAACTTCTTCGCGGAATGCTCCGTTTGCGGCTGATCGAGGAGAGGTTGTCGGCCATTTACCATCAGGCAGATGAGATCAAGACGCCCATGCACCTTTACACGGGGCAGGAGGCCGTTGCCGTGGGAGTTTGTGCCGCTTTGAGACCAAGCGATACGGTTTCTCCCTATCATCGTTCGCACGGCTGGTATATCGCCAAGGGCGGGGATCTCAACGCGATGATGGCGGAGTTGATGGGCAAAGAAGCCGGGTGTTCCGGGGGCTGGGGGGGATCCATGCATCTTTTGGATACGGCGGCCGGAGTGATGGGTTCATCGTCCATTCTCGCAGCGACGGTCCCTCATGCCGTAGGCGCGGCATTGGCATTTCAGATGAAAGGCGAAGACAGGGTTGCGGTTGCCCCGGCCGGAGATGCGGCGATCGAGGAAGGCGTTTTTCATGAGAGCTTGAACTGGGCTTCCTTCAAAAAACTTCCTGTTATTTTTGTTTGCGAAAATAATCTTTATTCCACGACGACGCCTCTGAGCGCCCGTCAGCCCCGCGTCGATATCTATAAGCGTGCCGAGGCCTATGGCATGCCGGGTCATCGTTGCGACGGTAATGATGTGGGGGGTGTTTACGCCAAAGCCGTAGAGGCCGTTCATCGGGCAAGACGCAAAGAAGGACCGAGTTTGATCGAAGTCATGACTTATCGCTGGCGTGAACATGTGGGACCTCATTATGATTGGGACGCCGGTTACCGGACAAAACAAGAGGTAGAGGAGTGGATGGAACATTGCCCTATCCGTGCATTGGCTGCGGAATTCCCGGCGCAGGAAGTGCAGCTCTTGAGAGATGAATTTGAAAAAGAAATTGACGAGTCCCTTGCTTTTGCCCGCCAAGCGGCATTCCCCCGCAAGGAAACGATCAAGGAAAGTATCAGGGTATGA